The Streptomyces cathayae DNA segment TGCGGAACGCCGTCCTCAACTCCTACGCGCGGTGGGCCTCGTACGAAGGCGTTCCGCGTACCGTCTTCGCGCTCGATCCCAAGGGGAAGGACGAGCCGAGCTTCTTCGAGGTGGACCTCGTCCTTGAAGGGGTCCGCTGGAGGTACGGGTTCGAGCTGGGCGAGAGCCGTGTCGAGGCCGAATGGCTGCACAGTTACCCGCGCGGTCACCGCCAGGTATGGCTGGACCGGGACGCCTCCCGGGCGGAGGTCTACGAGTGGCCGGGAAGCCGGGTCAAGGACCGCGCGCAGCTCGCCCGGCGGACTCGCCCCAACGCGCTGCTGCTCTCCACGGCGGGGACGGACAACCACCCGCAGCTCTCGCCCCTCTTCCACTGGTTTCGCCGCAACCTGTGGCTGATCGACCCGGAGACCGATCGGGCACAGCGTGAGGAGTTCACCCGGCAGGCGCTCTCCGGGGACCGCGCGCACCGCATCGAGGAACTGCTACGCGTGGCGGACCTCGGCATCACCGGAACCGAGGTCGTCGACGAGGGCAAGGGCAGGTCGAAGATAAAGCTCGTTCACCGCTCGGCCACCGGAGAAGTCGCCTTCGACTGGCAGATGGAGTCTCTGGGCACCCAAGCCTGGTTCGCCCTCCTCGGCCCGCTGCTGCTCGCCCTCGACGAGGGAGCGGTGCTGCTCGTCGACGAGCTGGACGCCAGCCTGCACCCGCGCTTCGCCGCCGAGGTCGTCCGGCTCTTCCACGACCCGCATGCCAATCCGAACGGCGCGCAGCTGATCTTCACCTCGCACGATCCGACCGTACTCACCACCCCGAGCGGGGGCCGACTGCTGCAACCCGGTCAGGTGTGGCTGACGGAGAAGGACAAGGACGGAGCGACCGAGTTGTACCCGCTGACCGCTGCGTCCCCGGGGGAGGACGAGGACCTGATGAAGTCGTACCTGGCGGGGGCCTTCGGCGCGGTGCCCTCCCTCATGGAGGGGCAGATCGCCCGGCGTCTGCTGGCCGAGCGCGAGCTCTCGGGACGTGGAGCGGAGCAGGGTTGATGGCCAGAACGCGAGGGAAGGACTCGCTGGTACCCGCGCAGCGCCGGGGACGGCGCAAGAGGGTCGTCCACGTTTTCACCGAGGGGCTGGTCACCGAGCCCTCGTACATCGAGATCATCAAGCAGCACGGGGTGTCGGCCGACCCGGCGACGACCGTGGAGGTGCGGATCGCCAACGCCTCCGCCCCCGGCTCCCAACGCAAGCCGCTCAAACTGGTCGAGGCGGCGGTCAGGCTGATGCGGGATGAGCAGCGTCAGGCCAAGTGCAGCGGCCTGGAGAAGAAGTACCTGCCGCAGGTCTGGTGCCTCTTCGACCGGGACGAGCACGAGGGCATCGAGACGGCGCTGAAGCAGGCCCGCGAGGGAAGCGTCAGGGTCGCCTTCTCCCACCCCTGCTTCGAGGTCTGGCGGCTGCTGCACCACAAGCCGGTCACCGGCACGTTCGGCGGGGTCTGCGGTCAGGTGACGAACAGACTGCCGTTCGCGAAGGCTCCGAAGGACGCGGCCAACATCAAGCTGGTCCTGCCGCACCAGGTCACCGGCGGCTACTTGAACGCCCGCAAGCATGCCCTCCGGATGAACGCGCAGTACGGCGACCACGTGGCGCTCGTCAACCGGGACCCGTACACCGACATCCACGAGTTCGTGGAGCAGGGATTAGGAATCGCCTCGTACTGAGCTGGTACGGCTTATGCACGTGGACTGAGCGATCGGACAGCCGAAACTCCGTGCGAAGGCATCTGCCGG contains these protein-coding regions:
- a CDS encoding RloB family protein → MARTRGKDSLVPAQRRGRRKRVVHVFTEGLVTEPSYIEIIKQHGVSADPATTVEVRIANASAPGSQRKPLKLVEAAVRLMRDEQRQAKCSGLEKKYLPQVWCLFDRDEHEGIETALKQAREGSVRVAFSHPCFEVWRLLHHKPVTGTFGGVCGQVTNRLPFAKAPKDAANIKLVLPHQVTGGYLNARKHALRMNAQYGDHVALVNRDPYTDIHEFVEQGLGIASY
- a CDS encoding AAA family ATPase translates to MLLRFRVANVRSLRDEQELSFVEPQDGDESVARPVELAGGRSVGVLPLVGIFGANASGKSNVLAALVDMRNAVLNSYARWASYEGVPRTVFALDPKGKDEPSFFEVDLVLEGVRWRYGFELGESRVEAEWLHSYPRGHRQVWLDRDASRAEVYEWPGSRVKDRAQLARRTRPNALLLSTAGTDNHPQLSPLFHWFRRNLWLIDPETDRAQREEFTRQALSGDRAHRIEELLRVADLGITGTEVVDEGKGRSKIKLVHRSATGEVAFDWQMESLGTQAWFALLGPLLLALDEGAVLLVDELDASLHPRFAAEVVRLFHDPHANPNGAQLIFTSHDPTVLTTPSGGRLLQPGQVWLTEKDKDGATELYPLTAASPGEDEDLMKSYLAGAFGAVPSLMEGQIARRLLAERELSGRGAEQG